CGTGAAAGTGGTTTCACTGTTCGCAGCAGCGTGCACAGCCTCAGCCAGCTCCTCAGCACCACGGCCACCATCAGCCACATGCGTAGAGACAGCAACATGCGCGCCCATCTCCTCAGCGATCTCACGAATCGCCTGATGCTCCGAAGCAAAATCACCCGGGAAAGCATTAATAGCCACAACCGGAGCAACACCGAAACCACGAATAATCTCGATGTGCTTACGCAAGTTCGCGGCCCCCTCACGGACGAGATCAGGGTTCTCCGTCTTCATCTCCTCCGGCAGATCCTTACCCGCCGTGATGGTGAACCGACCCGAGTGAGACTTCAACGCCCGCACCGTTGTGACCAGCACCGCCGCATCCGGAGTCATACCCGAAACACGACACTTGATATTGAAGAACCGCTCGGCACCCATATCCGCGCCGAAACCAGCCTCCGTGATCAAATACTCACCCATCTGACGGCCAATCAGGTCACCAACCACAGATGAGTTACCCGTGGCGATATTCCCGAACGGGCCAGCATGGAACAACGCCGGTGTGTGCTCCAACGTTTGCAACAAGTTGGGCTTAATCGCCTCTTTCAAAAGCACCGTCATCGCGCCCGCAGCTTTCAAATCCTCAGCTGTGACCGGTTTGCCCTCATACGAGTAGCCAATGACGATGCGACCCAAACGCTCACGAAGATCATGCAGCGACGTCGCCAAAGACAAAGCGACACCCACCTCAGAAGCTGCAGTGATGTCATAACCGGTCTCACGCGCCACCCCATCCATGCGTGAACCCAAACCGACAATCACATTCCGCAACGCTCGATCATTCATATCGACAACGCGCTTCCAAGAGATCGCACGCGTGTCAATACCCAGCTCATTACCGTGATGCAGGTGGTTATCCACCATCGCGGCCAACAAACTATGCGCCGCCGTCACAGCATGAAAATCACCCGTCAAATGCAGGTTCAACTTCTCCATCGGCACGGCTTGGCTGTAACCAGCACCTGCCGCGCCACCCTTAATACCGAAAATCGGCCCCATCGATGGCTGACGCAAAGCCAACGTTGCCGGATGCCCGATCCGAGACAATCCCTGGGCCAAACCCACCGACGTTGTGGTTTTTCCTTCACCGAACGGAGTCGGAGTGATGGCGCTAACCACAACATATTTCGCGCCACCAGCAACCTTGGAAGGGTTGTTCACCGCATCCAACGACACTTTCGCCACATAGTGGCCATACGGATCCATTTGCTCCGTGGACAGACCGGCGGCCGCACCGATCTCTGAAACGGGACGCAATTCGGCATCCCGAGCAATGTGCAGATTCGAAGGCATGGAGCTGCTCATGTCCTTCATCATGACGCAGCTAACACGCTTACGCAGCGGCTAACTCAGACTGTCGCCCAACTTCTTGCGTTCGAGAACACGAATGCACCCCGCGTAGGATCAAAGAAGACCCCATGCGCCCACACCGTCTATGTGGGCGCGAAGAAAGGAACATGCATGCTCCGCACCCATACAGCCGGCTCACTCCGCTCCAGCGACGCAGGGACCGAGGTCGTTCTCGCGGGATGGGTTGATTCCCGCCGCGACCACGGTGGCGTCGAATTCATCGATGTTCGTGATGCCAGCGGTATCGTGCAGGTGGTTTTCCGTGATGAGGCACTCGCCGGGGGTGTCCGTGCCCTCCGCAACGAGTTCTGCATCCAAGTCACCGGGACAGTCACCCCTCGTGACGCTGAAAACGTCAACCCCGAACTGCCCACCGGCGAGATCGAGATTGTTGCTTCATCCCTCGAAGTGTTGAGCGAAGCAGCTCCACTACCTTTCCAGATTGATGAGCGCATCAACGTCGGTGAAGAAGCCCGGTTGAAGTACCGCTACCTCGACATGCGCCGCCAGCGCCAACATGACGCTCTCGTGCTTCGCTCGAAGGTGACGCACACCATCCGGGAAGTGCTAGCCGCCCACGATTTCTACGACATTGAAACTCCCACCCTGACGCGTTCAACCCCCGAGGGCGCTCGCGACTTCCTTGTGCCGGCTCGTTTGTCGCCGGGCTCGTGGTATGCGCTGCCGCAGAGTCCGCAGCTGTTCAAACAGCTCCTCATGGTCGGTGGGATGGAGCGGTACTACCAGATTGCTCGCTGCTACCGCGATGAGGATTTCCGTGCTGACCGGCAGCCTGAGTTCACGCAGCTCGACCTCGAGATGAGCTTTGTGGACCAGGAAGACGTCATCGCGATTGCCGAAGAAGTGATGGCAGCGGTGTGGAAACTCATTGGGGTGGAGCTGCCCCGGCCAATGCCGCGCATCACGTGGCACGAAGCGATGGACAAGTACGGTTCAGACAAGCCTGACCTGCGCTTTGGCAACGAACTTGTCGAAATGACTGAGTTCTTCGCGCAGACACCTTTCCGGGTATTCCAGAACGAATACGTAGGTGCGGTAGTGATGCCTGGTGGTGGCTCGTTGCCTCGTCGCCAGTTCGATGCCTGGCAGGAGTGGGCACGTCAGCGTGGAGCAAAGGGACTGGCCTACGTCACGATCGGTGAAGATGGTGCGCTTGGTGGACCGGTCGCTAAAAACATTTCCGAAACAGAGCGTGAAGGGTTGGCCGCGAAAGTTGGCGCCAACCCAGGGGATGCGATCTTCTTCGCGGCTGGTGAGCGTGAGGCAAGCCAGGAGCTGCTGGGAGCGGCGCGTCTGGAGATTGCACACCGCACCGGCATGATTCCTGAAGATGCTTGGGCGTTCTGCTGGGTTGTCGACGCGCCAATGTTCAAACCGGTTGAGCGCGCTGTGGCGGAAGGTGATGTGGCGCTGGGTGCAGGTAAATGGAATGCGGTGCATCACGCGTTCACGTCGCCGAAGCCGGAGTTCCTGGACACCTTTGACACTGACCCGGGTTCGGCTTTGTCTTACGGGTACGACTTTGTGTGTAACGGCGTGGAGGTCGGTGGCGGATCTATCCGTATTCACCGCCGTGATGTGCAGAAGCGGGTCTTCTCTGTCATGGGGCTCAGCGAAGAAGAAGCATCCGAGAAGTTCGGCTTCTTGCTTGAGGCGTTCAGCTTCGGTGCACCCCCGCATGGTGGTATCGCGTGGGGTATTGACCGGTTGGTGATGTTGCTCGGTGGGTTTGACACCATCCGGGATGTTATTGCGTTCCCCAAGTCCGGCGGCGGTTACGACCCGTTGACCGATGCTCCTGCTCCGATCACGGTGCAGCAGCGGCGTGAGGCTGGCGTAGATGCCAAGCCGAAGAAGAAGGATGAGGCGAACGCCTCGGATGCTGCTTCGGCAGGAGCTGCTGCGGGTAACTGATGTGTGTGCTGTGCGGCTCGGGTCGAGGTCGACTCGGGCCGCACACGTGTGTCGGGCGCGTTCGGATGGGCGTGCCCGGGTGTTGGATTCTTTGAATTTCTGAAGGAGTTTTCGTGGCTGTTGTTCACACGGTTTTGTTTGATGCTGATGGGGTGTTGCAGGCGCCTTCTGCAGAGTTGGCTAAGCGGTGGGGGCGTTATGCCTTAGAGGGCAGCCGGGAGGCGTTAGCGGAGGAACTGTTTCGGATCGAGTTGCCGTCGTTAGCGGGGCAGGGGCGTATTGAGGATGCGGTGGGGCGTTTCGTGGCTGAACGTGGGCTTCCTGCAGAAGCTGTGGAGGACATTCTTTCTGGGTGGGCCTCGATTGATGTTTTTGCGGAGTCGTTTGCTTTGGTGGATGCGGTGCGTGCGGCGGGGGTGAAGGTGCATTTGGCGAGCAACCAGCAGAGTTTTCGCCGTGATGTGATGTTGGGGCTGGGGTATGCGGATCACTTTGATGAGTTGTTTTTTTCGTGTGATTTAGGGGTGGCTAAGCCTTCTGCGGAGTATTTCCGGAGGTTGCTTGACCGGTTGGGGATTGGGCCGGAGGGGGTTTTGTTTATTGATGACAGGGCTGACAACGTGGCTG
This region of Dermatophilus congolensis genomic DNA includes:
- the aspS gene encoding aspartate--tRNA ligase, coding for MLRTHTAGSLRSSDAGTEVVLAGWVDSRRDHGGVEFIDVRDASGIVQVVFRDEALAGGVRALRNEFCIQVTGTVTPRDAENVNPELPTGEIEIVASSLEVLSEAAPLPFQIDERINVGEEARLKYRYLDMRRQRQHDALVLRSKVTHTIREVLAAHDFYDIETPTLTRSTPEGARDFLVPARLSPGSWYALPQSPQLFKQLLMVGGMERYYQIARCYRDEDFRADRQPEFTQLDLEMSFVDQEDVIAIAEEVMAAVWKLIGVELPRPMPRITWHEAMDKYGSDKPDLRFGNELVEMTEFFAQTPFRVFQNEYVGAVVMPGGGSLPRRQFDAWQEWARQRGAKGLAYVTIGEDGALGGPVAKNISETEREGLAAKVGANPGDAIFFAAGEREASQELLGAARLEIAHRTGMIPEDAWAFCWVVDAPMFKPVERAVAEGDVALGAGKWNAVHHAFTSPKPEFLDTFDTDPGSALSYGYDFVCNGVEVGGGSIRIHRRDVQKRVFSVMGLSEEEASEKFGFLLEAFSFGAPPHGGIAWGIDRLVMLLGGFDTIRDVIAFPKSGGGYDPLTDAPAPITVQQRREAGVDAKPKKKDEANASDAASAGAAAGN
- a CDS encoding formate--tetrahydrofolate ligase translates to MSSSMPSNLHIARDAELRPVSEIGAAAGLSTEQMDPYGHYVAKVSLDAVNNPSKVAGGAKYVVVSAITPTPFGEGKTTTSVGLAQGLSRIGHPATLALRQPSMGPIFGIKGGAAGAGYSQAVPMEKLNLHLTGDFHAVTAAHSLLAAMVDNHLHHGNELGIDTRAISWKRVVDMNDRALRNVIVGLGSRMDGVARETGYDITAASEVGVALSLATSLHDLRERLGRIVIGYSYEGKPVTAEDLKAAGAMTVLLKEAIKPNLLQTLEHTPALFHAGPFGNIATGNSSVVGDLIGRQMGEYLITEAGFGADMGAERFFNIKCRVSGMTPDAAVLVTTVRALKSHSGRFTITAGKDLPEEMKTENPDLVREGAANLRKHIEIIRGFGVAPVVAINAFPGDFASEHQAIREIAEEMGAHVAVSTHVADGGRGAEELAEAVHAAANSETTFTPSYEMSDSLEDKLHKVTTKVYGGDGVDLSPVARKELARFTDLGFGNLPVVIAKTHLSISHDPKLKGAPTGWRLPVREVRLAAGAGYVYAIAGEMRTMPGLGKHPAAERMDIDENGEIVGLF
- a CDS encoding HAD family hydrolase; the encoded protein is MAVVHTVLFDADGVLQAPSAELAKRWGRYALEGSREALAEELFRIELPSLAGQGRIEDAVGRFVAERGLPAEAVEDILSGWASIDVFAESFALVDAVRAAGVKVHLASNQQSFRRDVMLGLGYADHFDELFFSCDLGVAKPSAEYFRRLLDRLGIGPEGVLFIDDRADNVAAARQVGLSARVHARHDSPDQGIGDLVSLLREEGVMFELG